A region of the Streptomyces sp. NBC_00442 genome:
GTACGAGAGAGGCACGGGCCGGGTCGCCGAGCGGACCACCGCGGTCTCGCGGCCGGTGCGGCGCGTCAGGTCCTTCTCGAACATCGCGACGTCGCCGAGCGTGGCCGACATCAGGACGAACTGGGCCTGCGGCAGCTCCAGGATCGGGATCTGCCAGGCCCAGCCGCGGTCGCCCTCGGCGTAGAAGTGGAACTCGTCCATGACGACCTGGCCGATGTCGGCGTGCTTGCCGTCGCGCAGCGCGATCGAGGCGAGCACCTCGGCGGTGCAGCAGATGACGGGCGCGTCCGCGTTGACGGAGGCGTCACCGGTCAGCATGCCGACGTTCTCGGTGCCGAAGAGCTTGCACAGGTCGAAGAACTTCTCCGAGACCAGCGCCTTGATCGGCGCGGTGTAGAAGGTGACCTCGTCCCGGGCCAGCGCCGCGAAGTGCGCGCCCGCCGCCACCAGGCTCTTTCCGGAGCCCGTCGGGGTGGAAAGGATCACGTTGGCCCCGGACACGACCTCGATCAGCGCCTCCTCCTGGGCCGGGTACAGGGTGATGCCCTGGCCCTCGGCCCAGGTGGAGAAGGCCTCGAAGAGGGCATCGGGGTCGGCACTCGGCGGCAGCTGATCGATAAGGGTCACGCCCCCATCTTGCCTGGCCGGGCCCGTAAGCGGGAACCGGCCGCCGACGCGAAGATCATCGCAGGTAGGCTGCCAGCTCGGCCCGTCCACGGACGGGCCGTCAACTGTGCGCACGAGCAAGAGGAATGGGGCGGGGCGCGGCCATGATGGGACCAGCTCACTCACTGTCGGGGGCCGCGGCCTGGCTCGGGGTGGGCGCGGCAGCGGCCGCCTACGGGCACCCCATGCCGTGGCCGGTGCTCGTCGTGGGCGCCCTGATCACGGCGGGCGCGGCGCTGGCGCCCGACCTCGACCACAAGTCGGCGACGATCTCGCGCGCGTTCGGGCCGGTGTCCAAGGCCCTGTGCGGCATCGTCGACGACCTCTCGCACGCGGTCTACAAGGCGACCCGGGGGCCCGGTGACCCGCGCCGCAACGGCGGTCACCGCACGCTGACCCACACCTGGCTGTGGGCCGTCCTGATCGGGGCGGGTGCCTCGGCGGCGGCGGTGTTCGGCGGGCGCTGGGCGGTCCTCGCCATCCTCTTCGTGCATCTGGTTCTCGCGGTGGAGGGCCTGCTGTGGAGGGCCGCGCGGGTCTCCAGCGACGTCCTCGTGTGGCTGCTCGGCGCGACGAGTGCGTGGATCCTGGCCGGCGTCCTCGACAAGCCCGGCAACGGCTCGGACTGGCTGTTCAGCGGCCCCGGCCAGGAGTACCTGTGGCTGGGCCTGCCGATCGTCCTCGGCGCGCTGGTCCACGACATCGGCGACGCCCTGACGGTCTCGGGCTGCCCGATCCTGTGGCCCATCCCGCTCGGCCGCAAGCGCTGGGCTCCGCTCGGTCCGCCGAAGGGGATGCGGTTCCGTGCCGGGAGCTGGGTCGAGCTGAAGGTGCTGATGCCGGTGTTCATGATCCTGGGTGGGGTGGGGGCGGCTGGGGCCCTGAACTTCATCTGACCCGGGCCGGCGCGGGGCCTCGGGCACGAGGCCGTTCCTCTGGTCCTGTGCTCCTGCGGTCCTGTACCGCTGTGGCCCTACGGTGCTGTGGCTCTGCGGTGGTCCCGTTGTGGCTCCGCCACGGATTCCCCGGCCCCCATCCGCGGTCGGCCGCGGACCGTGCGTGGCCGACCGCGCAGTTCCCCGCGCCCCTCAAGGGCGTCGCCGCCCCCTCGGGCGGCGGCGAGCCGGTCCTGACTGTCCGGTTCCGGGTGGGTGGACCCGGTCGGGGGCGCGGGGAACTGCGCGACGAGCCATGTGAGGGCCGCGGTGGCAGGGGAGGCGCCGGGGGCCGGGCGCAGGCCCGGTGGGACGGGGTCGCTGAGTACCCCGCACCGCACCGCGGGTCATCCGTGCCAGGACTGCCACAGCGCCGCGTACGCCCCGCCCGCCCCCACCAGCTCCTCATGGCTGCCGAGCTCCGTGATGCGCCCGCGTTCCACCACCGCGATGACGTCCGCGTCGTGCGCGGTGTGCAGGCGGTGCGCGATCGCCACGACCGTGCGGCCGTCCAGGACGCGGGCCAGGGAACGTTCCAGATGGCGCGCGGCGCGGGGATCGAGCAGGGAGGTCGCCTCGTCCAGGACCAGCGTGTGCGGGTCCGCGAGGACGAGCCGTGCCAGCGCGATCTGCTGGGCCTGCGCAGGCGTGAGGGACAGGCCGCCCGAGCCGACCTCCGTGGCGAGGCCGTCGTCGAGCGCCCGCGCCCACCCGTCCGCGTCGACCGCCCCCAGCGCCGCCCACAGCTCGGCGTCCTCGGCGCCCGCGCGAGCGAGCAGCAGGTTGTCGCGCAGCGAGCCCACGAAGACGTGGTGCTCCTGGTTGACCAGCGCCACGTGCTCGCGCACCCGTTCCGCCGGCATCCGCGACAGCTCCGCCGCACCGAGGGTGACCCGCCCCTCGCGGGGCGCGTAGATCCCGGCGAGCAGCCGGCCGAGCGTCGACTTGCCCGCCCCGGACGGCCCGACCAGGGCGACCCGGGTGCCCGGAGCCACCGAGAGCGACACCTCGTGCAGGACGTCCACACCCTCGCGGTAGCCGAAGCGGACGTCGTCCGCCTCGACGTGCCGCCCGTCGGGCCGCACCCGCGCGTCACCGGCCGCCGGCTCGATGTCCCGGACGCCGACGAGCCGCCCGAGCGAGACCTGGGCCACCTGGAGCTCGTCGTACCAGCGCAGGATGAGCCCGACCGGCTCGACCAGCATCTGGGCGAGCAACGCGCCCGTGGTCAGCTGGCCGACCGTGATCCAGTCCTTGAGGACGAAGACCCCGCCGATCGTCAGCACCGACACCATGATCGTCATGTGGGTGACGCTGACCACGGGGAACAGCACCGAGCGCAGGAACAGCGTGTACCGCTCCCAGGCCGTCCACTCCTTGACCCGCTGGTCCGACAGCGCGATCCGGCGCGCCCCCAGGCGGTGGGCCTCGACGGTGCGCCCCGCATCGACCGTCTCGGTCAGGGCGGAGGCGACCGCCGCGTACCCGGCGGCCTCCGAGCGGTAGGCGGCCGGCGCGCGCCGGAAGTACCAGCGGCAGCCCACCACCAGCACCGGCAGTGCGACCAGCACGGCGAGGGCGAGCGGCGGAGCCGTGACACCGAGGGCGCCGAGCAGCAACGCCGCCCACACCACACCGATGGCCAGTTGTGGCACGGCCTCGCGCATCGCGTTGGCCAGGCGGTCGATGTCCGTGGTGATCCGGGACAGCAGATCGCCGGTGCCCGCGCGCTCCAGGACGCCCGGCGGCAGCCCGACCGACCGCACCAGGAAGTCCTCGCGCAGATCGGCCAGCATCTCCTCACCGAGCATTCCGCCCCGCAGGCGCACCATGCGGACGAACACGGTCTGCACGATCAGGGCCACAGAGAACAGGACGGCCACGCGCCCGAGTTGGAGGTCGCGGACCCCCGTCGACAGGTCCTCGACGACACCGCCGAGGAGGTAGGGGCCGACCATCGACGCGATCACCGCGACGGCATTGGTCCCGATCAGGACGGCGAACGCCCTGCGGTGGCGCCGCATGAGTTCACCCACGTACGCCCGGACCGTGGCCGGCGTGCCCACGGGCAGGGTGGTGGCCGACTGCGGGGCCGCCGGGTCGTACTCCGGTACCGCCACGCCGATCATGCCGACTCCTCCACTTTCTTTGTCGCCGCGGACGAGGACACGGACGCGGGCACTGACACGGACACTGGCTTCGGTTCTTCCTCGTCGCTCTCGCGGGTGACCACCGCGCGGTAGCGGGCATCGGTGCGCACGAGGTCGCGGTGGGTCCCCACCGACACCACCTCGCCCGCGTGCACGAACACGACCCGCTCGGCCGCGTCGAGCAGCAGCGGCGACGACGTGAAGACGACCGTGGTGCGCCCGGTGCGCAGCCGCTTGATGCCGTTCGCGACGCGTGCCTCGGTGTGCGAGTCCACCGCGGAGGTCGGCTCGTCGAGCACGAGCACCTCGGGATCGGCCACCAACGACCGTGCGAGGGCGAGGCGTTGGCGCTGGCCGCCGGAGAGCGAGCGGCCCCGCTCCGTGATCCGGGTGGCCATCGGGTCGCCGTCGCCGTCCACCGAGGCCTGCGCGAGTGCGTCCAGCACGTCGTCGCAGTGCGCCGCGGTCAGCGCGGCCGCCGCCTCGACCTGCCCGGACGACGGGACGTCGAGCAGCTCGCGCAGCGTGCCCGACAGCAGCACCGGATCCTTGTCCTGAACGAGGACGGCCGCGCGGGCGTCCTCGAGGGGGAGCCCGTCGAGGGACACCCCGCCGAGCAGCACCGACGGCAGCTCGTCCGACTCCGGGGCATGGCCGCCGAGCCGGTCCGCGAGCCGCCCCGCCGCGTCCGGATCGCCGCACACCACGGCCGTCAGCCGCCCCTCGGGCGCGAGCAGCCGGCTCGCCGGGTCGTACAGGTCGCCCGAGAGCGGCTCCGTAAGCGGCCCCGACGGCGCCGCCGTGTCCGCGTCGGCGGGGCCGGTGACCCGCTGGAGCGCGAGCACCCGGGCCGCCCGCTTCGCGGAGGGCCGCGAGAACGAGTACGCCATGGCGATCTCCTCGAAGTGCTGCAAGGGGTACAGCATCAGCGTCACCGCGCTGTAGACGGTGACCAGTTCGCCCACCGCGATCCGCCCGTCGAGGGCCAGATGCGCGCCGTACAGGACGACCGTGATGAGCAGCACGCCCGGGAGCAGCACCTGGACGGCCGAGATCAGCGACCACATACGGGCGCTGCGCACCGCCGCCCTGCGGACCTCCTGGGAGGCCTCCCGGTAGCGGCCGAGGAACAGCTCCTCGCCGCCGATGCCCCGAAGGACCCGCAGACCGGCGACCGTGTCGGAAGCCAACTCCGTTGCGCGGCCCGCCTTTTCGCGCTGGATGTCCGCACGCCGCGTCGCGCGCGGCAGCAGCGGAAGGACGGCCAGCGCGAGGACGGGCACGCCGATCGCGACGACCATGCCGAGCGCGGGCTGGTAGAGGACCAGACCGACGCAGATGATCACCAGTGCGGCCGCGGCCGCGACGAACCGCGACAGCGCCTCGACGAACCATCCGATCTTTTCGACGTCACCGGTGGAGACCGCCACCACTTCGCCCGCCGCGACCCGGCGCGTCAGCACCGAGCCGAGGTCGGCGGCCTTGCGGGCCAGGAGCTGTTGCACCCGGGCCGCTGCGGTGATCCAGTTGGTCACGGCCGTGCGGTGGAGCATCATTTCGCCGAGCGCGATGGCCACGCCGAGCAGCACGTTGAGGGCCGCGGCCAGCGCGAGCCGGTCGCCCGAGCGGTCGATGGCCGCCTGCACGGCGAGGCCGACGGTCAGCGGGAGCCCGGCGATGCCGCACTGGTGGAGCAGTCCCCAGCCGAGCGCCTTGAGCTGGCCGCCGAGCTGGTTGCGGCCCAGCCAGTACAGGAAGCGCGGGCCCGAACGGACATCCGGCGCACCCGGATCCGTGTAGGGAAGATCGCGAATTTGCATGACGTCCCGGGATTCCTTGCGTCGAGTGGCATGAGCCGTGCAAGGTTCGCCCCTTCGCGATGTGGATTTCAATCGATTTTTCCGCGTTGGGGCCCAGAACCCGCCACCGGCCACCCGCTGGGTCTGGCGCCGCGACCGTGCTCGCGCTTCACTCCTGGTCCATGAGACGACGAAGGATCATGTCCATGCTCGGCGGCCTCACCCTGGCCGCCGGACTGATGCTCGGAGCGGGCCCGGCCCACGCGGCAGACCCCCCGCCCATCGAGTTCGGCACCGACTGGCACGACCCGCTGACCGCGGCGCCCCCGGTGGCCACTCCGCACACGAAGTCCTGCCACGTCACCCTTGCCGAGGCCCAGTTCCGCGACTTCACTCCCTACAAGGGGAGTTACGCACCGCCCAAGGGCTGCGGCGACCGGTGGAGCAAGGTAGTGCTCCGCCTCGACGGCAAGGTCAAGGGGCGCCAGTACGACCGTCTGGGCTATCTCCACGTGGGCGGCGTTGAGGTGCTGCGCACATCCACCCCCGAGCCTTCGGTGGACGGCATCGCCTGGAACGTCGAGAAGGACGTCACGCGCTACAGCGCCACCCTCCGATCCGCGCAGCCCGTCGAGATGCTCATCGGGAACACCGTCGACGACACCTACACCGGCGTCATCGACGTCAAGGTGACCCTCACGTTCTACGCCGCCGACGCCAGGACCGCGCCCGCGGCGACCCCCGACCGGGTGCTCCCGCTGGACGCGGCGCAGGTCACCACGGGGCGCAACTCCGAACGCCTCCTCGCCGAGGTGTACGCCACCGGTTCGGGCGGCGGCTGCGAGGAGTTCTGGTACCTCGCCGTCCCCGACCCCGCCCCCTACTCCTGCAAGGCGCCGGCCGGCCCCAACCGCGAGGTGCGCATCGCCGTGGACGGCCAACTCGCGGGCGTGGCGGCGCCGTTCCCCACGGTGTGGACGGGCGGCTGGTCCAACCCCTTCCTCTGGTACGTCGTGCCCGCGCCCCGCGCCTTCGACGTACAGCCGGTCACCTATGATCTGACGCCGTACGCGGCCCTGCTCAACGACGGCCGTCCCCACCGGGTCGAGGTGTCGGTCGCCGGCGTTCCCGCCGGGCAGGACGGCTGGTCCACGCCGGCCAACCTGCTCGTCTGGCAGGACCACGGACGCGAGGTCGTCACCGGAGCACTGACCCGTCACGACGAGACGGCGCCGGTCGACTCGACGACGTACAAGCCCGGTTCACCCGAACTGCGGCTCGACGCCGCGAGCAGTCACCGTCTCACCACGGCCGGATACCTCGACACCTCGCACGGCCGCGTCACCACCACGGTCACCCGCTCGGTGTCGGGCGACTCGGCGCACCGGTGGACCGAGGGTGAGAACACCGATGCGCTGAAGGGCAGTTGGCGCGACGACGAGAGCGTGACGACCCGGGGCCGCGGCCCGGCCGTGACCGTGCGGAACGACCGCACGTACACGATGGACGGAACGACGACCATCGCCGCGGACGGCCGGCTGCGCACCGCCATCACCCTCGGCGACCGGGCGAACTCCCTCACCCTGCACGGCACGCGCCCCACGGCCTTCTCCCACCTCGACGACACCTACCGGGGCGACGCCTCCTGGACCATGAACGTCCCCCGAGAGCAGCGCCACGCGACCGGCACCTCCGCCGAGCGCTACCGCCTGTACGGCTCGGACGGCTGCTACGACCACAGCCTCACGACCGCCCAGGGCGCCCTGACGGAGGACGTACGGCGCTGCTGAGCCTCGCGGGTGGATCGGCCGGTGCCGGCCGGCACCGGCCGACCCACCCGTACCACCCGTACGGCATCGCCGGGGGCCGCAAGGCCCCAGTGCGCACTCACACCTCGGCGGGCTTCACGGAGTCCACTCCGGGCCGGGCCTTCTTCCATTCACCGCGGGTGAAGTCGGGGATCTCCTGCGGCATGCCCCGCTGCTTGATCGACAGGTGGCTCAGGGGGACCGGGGAGCTCCAGGTCGCCGCGTCGTACACGTCGAAGTCGGGTACGAGTCCCAGACGCATGCACTGCATCAGCCGGAACACCAGCATGTAGTCCATCCCGCCATGGGTGCCCGGCGGGTTGGCGTGCTCCTTCCACAGCCAGTGGTCCCACTCGGCGTACCGCGAGAAGTCGCCCCACGCGTCGTTCCCGTGGTCCGGCTCGATGTAGATCCGCTCGGGGTAGTCCTCGAAGAGCCCCTTGGTGCCGGCGAGGCTGTTGATCCGGCTGTAGGGGTGGGGCGTCGACACATCGTGCTCCAGCCGGATCACCCGCCCCTTCGCGGTCTGCACGAGGCTGATCGTGCGATCGCTTCCGATGTACGTCTCCTTCCAACTCGCGTCTCCCGCAGGCATGTTGGCGGCCCGGTACTGTGCGAGGCCCAGCGAGGGCGAGCCGACGCTGACGATGCTCACCGCACGGTCGCCGCGGTTGAGGTCCATGTAGTTGGCGACGGGACCGAAGCCGTGGTTGGGATACAGGTCGCCGCGGAGCCGGGTGTGCCAGAGCCGGCGCCAGGGGCCCTCGTAGTAGGCGGGGTCGAACATCATCGC
Encoded here:
- a CDS encoding metal-dependent hydrolase codes for the protein MMGPAHSLSGAAAWLGVGAAAAAYGHPMPWPVLVVGALITAGAALAPDLDHKSATISRAFGPVSKALCGIVDDLSHAVYKATRGPGDPRRNGGHRTLTHTWLWAVLIGAGASAAAVFGGRWAVLAILFVHLVLAVEGLLWRAARVSSDVLVWLLGATSAWILAGVLDKPGNGSDWLFSGPGQEYLWLGLPIVLGALVHDIGDALTVSGCPILWPIPLGRKRWAPLGPPKGMRFRAGSWVELKVLMPVFMILGGVGAAGALNFI
- a CDS encoding ABC transporter ATP-binding protein; the encoded protein is MIGVAVPEYDPAAPQSATTLPVGTPATVRAYVGELMRRHRRAFAVLIGTNAVAVIASMVGPYLLGGVVEDLSTGVRDLQLGRVAVLFSVALIVQTVFVRMVRLRGGMLGEEMLADLREDFLVRSVGLPPGVLERAGTGDLLSRITTDIDRLANAMREAVPQLAIGVVWAALLLGALGVTAPPLALAVLVALPVLVVGCRWYFRRAPAAYRSEAAGYAAVASALTETVDAGRTVEAHRLGARRIALSDQRVKEWTAWERYTLFLRSVLFPVVSVTHMTIMVSVLTIGGVFVLKDWITVGQLTTGALLAQMLVEPVGLILRWYDELQVAQVSLGRLVGVRDIEPAAGDARVRPDGRHVEADDVRFGYREGVDVLHEVSLSVAPGTRVALVGPSGAGKSTLGRLLAGIYAPREGRVTLGAAELSRMPAERVREHVALVNQEHHVFVGSLRDNLLLARAGAEDAELWAALGAVDADGWARALDDGLATEVGSGGLSLTPAQAQQIALARLVLADPHTLVLDEATSLLDPRAARHLERSLARVLDGRTVVAIAHRLHTAHDADVIAVVERGRITELGSHEELVGAGGAYAALWQSWHG
- a CDS encoding ABC transporter ATP-binding protein; its protein translation is MQIRDLPYTDPGAPDVRSGPRFLYWLGRNQLGGQLKALGWGLLHQCGIAGLPLTVGLAVQAAIDRSGDRLALAAALNVLLGVAIALGEMMLHRTAVTNWITAAARVQQLLARKAADLGSVLTRRVAAGEVVAVSTGDVEKIGWFVEALSRFVAAAAALVIICVGLVLYQPALGMVVAIGVPVLALAVLPLLPRATRRADIQREKAGRATELASDTVAGLRVLRGIGGEELFLGRYREASQEVRRAAVRSARMWSLISAVQVLLPGVLLITVVLYGAHLALDGRIAVGELVTVYSAVTLMLYPLQHFEEIAMAYSFSRPSAKRAARVLALQRVTGPADADTAAPSGPLTEPLSGDLYDPASRLLAPEGRLTAVVCGDPDAAGRLADRLGGHAPESDELPSVLLGGVSLDGLPLEDARAAVLVQDKDPVLLSGTLRELLDVPSSGQVEAAAALTAAHCDDVLDALAQASVDGDGDPMATRITERGRSLSGGQRQRLALARSLVADPEVLVLDEPTSAVDSHTEARVANGIKRLRTGRTTVVFTSSPLLLDAAERVVFVHAGEVVSVGTHRDLVRTDARYRAVVTRESDEEEPKPVSVSVPASVSSSAATKKVEESA
- a CDS encoding peptide-N4-asparagine amidase, producing MRRRRIMSMLGGLTLAAGLMLGAGPAHAADPPPIEFGTDWHDPLTAAPPVATPHTKSCHVTLAEAQFRDFTPYKGSYAPPKGCGDRWSKVVLRLDGKVKGRQYDRLGYLHVGGVEVLRTSTPEPSVDGIAWNVEKDVTRYSATLRSAQPVEMLIGNTVDDTYTGVIDVKVTLTFYAADARTAPAATPDRVLPLDAAQVTTGRNSERLLAEVYATGSGGGCEEFWYLAVPDPAPYSCKAPAGPNREVRIAVDGQLAGVAAPFPTVWTGGWSNPFLWYVVPAPRAFDVQPVTYDLTPYAALLNDGRPHRVEVSVAGVPAGQDGWSTPANLLVWQDHGREVVTGALTRHDETAPVDSTTYKPGSPELRLDAASSHRLTTAGYLDTSHGRVTTTVTRSVSGDSAHRWTEGENTDALKGSWRDDESVTTRGRGPAVTVRNDRTYTMDGTTTIAADGRLRTAITLGDRANSLTLHGTRPTAFSHLDDTYRGDASWTMNVPREQRHATGTSAERYRLYGSDGCYDHSLTTAQGALTEDVRRC
- a CDS encoding Gfo/Idh/MocA family protein gives rise to the protein MHDTAPEHHDVSRRSVLWSAGAAGAAVGIGASGGPAAAAGRTPVRERPRRGATMAGVPFQRRSTVRVAMVGLGNRGAAMLDLYLALPGVAVVALCDPVKAKAERAAAKVAAAGQPAPAVYVHGDHDYEQLLRRGDIDFAHVATPWDSHFDIAGSALLNGVHVGVECPLALRLDQLWDLVDLSERTRRHCMQLENCCYGRNEMRVLRMAHAGTFGDLLHGAGAYNHDLRAMMFDPAYYEGPWRRLWHTRLRGDLYPNHGFGPVANYMDLNRGDRAVSIVSVGSPSLGLAQYRAANMPAGDASWKETYIGSDRTISLVQTAKGRVIRLEHDVSTPHPYSRINSLAGTKGLFEDYPERIYIEPDHGNDAWGDFSRYAEWDHWLWKEHANPPGTHGGMDYMLVFRLMQCMRLGLVPDFDVYDAATWSSPVPLSHLSIKQRGMPQEIPDFTRGEWKKARPGVDSVKPAEV